GCGGTGAGCAGCCGCTCGGCGTGCTCGGCGAGCAGCTGCTGGCCCACCACCCCGCCGATGGAGGTGCCGACGAAATGGAAACGCGCCGCCCCGGCCGCATCGACCAGCGCCAGCGCCTCGGCGGCCAGGGCGGCGGGGGTGATCTCGCCGCCGTCGGCCGGCCAGGCCTGGCTGGCGCCGTGCCCGGGCAGGTCCCAGGTCAGCACCCGGTAGCGTGGCAGCAGCGCCGGCAGCAGGTCGTCCCAGACCGCCTGGGTCATGCCCAGGGGGTGCGCCAGCACCACCAGCGGGTTGGCCTCGGCACCCAGCAGGCGGTAGGCCACGCTGCGTCCATCGATGTTCAGAAATGCCATGGAGTCTCTCCTGATGCCTAACGTCAAAACTAAAGCAATACATGCAGCACCTTGGAAATGCCCTCGTCTCGCTCCCCAGTGCCGGTCAGCGGGGTGAAGGCGTGCCGCTCGAACATGAGATACGACCTCATCGCCCCCTGGATGCCGGGACCGTGATGGCCGACAGGGCGCTGGCCCGGTTATCCTGCGTCAGCACGATGACCGGCGCCGCTCGCCTTGAAACGGCAGGAGCGGGCGCTGGGGCGAGTCGTCAGCCCGCCTTGAGCCCGAGGATCTCGCGCGCCTGCTGCCAGGTGGCCACCGGGCGCTCGTATTGCTCGCACAGCTTCGCCACCCGCTCGACCAGCGCGGCATTGGAGGGGGCGAGGGTCTCCTTGTCCCAGCGAACGTTGTCCTCGAGCCCCGTGCGGGTGTGGCCGCCCGCGGCGATGGACCACTCGTTGAGGACCAGCTGGTTGGCGCCGATGCCGGCCCCGCACCACTGGGAGCCCGGCGCCAGGCGCTCGAGGGTCTCGACATAGAAATCGAAGGTCGGCTTGTCCACCGGCATGGCGTTCCTGACCCCCATCACGAACTGGACGTAGAGCGGCGCCTTGAGCTTGCCCTGCTTGGCGAGAGTCGCCGCCTGGTGGATATGCGACAGGTCGAAGGCCTCGATCTCGGGCTTGATGTCGTACGTCAGCATCCCGTCGGCCAGCCACTCCACCAGCTGTGGCGAGTTCTCGTAGACCCGGGTGGGGAAGTTGTTGGAGCCCACCGCGAGGCTGGCCATGTCGGGCTTCAGCGGCAGCATGGCGCCACGCTCTTCACCCGCCCCCGAGCGCCCGCCGGTGGAGAGCTGGATGATCATCCCCGGGCAGTGCGTCTTGAGGCCTTCCATCAGCCTGGCGAACTTCTCGGGGTCCGAACTCGGCGACTGGTCGTCATTGCGGACATGGCAATGGACGATGCTCGCCCCGGCCTCGAAGGCCGCCTGGGTGCTCTCGACCTGCTCGTCGAGGGTCACGGGAACGGCAGGGTTGTTTTCCTTGCGCGGCAGGCTGCCGGTGATGGCCACACAGATGATACAGGGCTGCGACATGGGAACCTCGCGTGACGCCTTGGCCATGTCCGAAAAGTGCCTGCGTTCGGCTATACGACGTTAACAATCGGCTCAAGGTGCTCATTTACTACCTGTAAACTCCGCCTTTTTACCAATTTTTGCCTTGTCTAGCCTTCGCTCGTCGACTTTTCAGACAAAGCCCAAGGGCTCGTTCAGGGGGAATGGATGGGTTTCAAGGGCTCTGATCTGGCGGTGCCGCGGGCGCTTACGCCCGCTCGATCAGCGTGGCGATGCCCTGCCCCACCCCGACGCACATGGTGCAAAGCGCGTAGCGCTTGCCGGTCTTCTGCAGCTCAACGGCCGCGGTCATCAGCAGGCGGGCGCCGGACATGCCCAGCGGGTGGCCCAGGGCGATGCCGCCGCCGTTAGGGTTGACCCGCGGGTCGTGATCGTCGATGCCCAGCTCGCGCATGCAGGCGAGGGCCTGGGAGGCGAAGGCCTCGTTGAGCTCGATGATGTCGATCTCGTCGAGCGACACACCCAGGCGGTCGAGCAGCTTGCGCACCGCCGGCACCGGGCCGATGCCCATGGTGGCCGGCTCCACCCCGGCGGTGGCCATGCCCAGGATGCGTGCCATGGGCGTGAGGCCGTGCTGCTTCACCGCGGCCTCGCTGGCCACCAGCATCGCCGCGGCGCCGTCGTTGACCCCGGAGGCATTGCCGGCGGTGACGCTGCCGCCGTCACGGAACGGTGTCGGCAACTTGGCCAGCTTCTCCAGGGTGGTGCCCGGGCGCAGGTGCTCGTCCTGGTCGAAGATCAGCGGCTCCTGCTTGCGCCGCGGGATCTCGATGGCGGTGATCTCCTCTTCGAGCCGCCCTTCCTGCTGGGCGCGCTCGGCCTTCTGCTGGGATTTCAGGGCGAAGGCGTCCTGATCCTCGCGGGAGATGCGGTACTGCTCGGCGACGTTCTCGGCGGTCTCCGGCATGGCGTCGACGCCGTACTGCTGCTTCATCAGCGGGTTGATGAAGCGCCAGCCGATGGTGGTGTCCTCGATCGTCTGGGTGCGCGAGAAGGCGGTCTCGGCCTTGCCCATCACGAACGGCGCCCGCGACATGGACTCCACGCCGCCGGCCAGCGCCAGCTCGAACTCACCGGCCTTGATGGCGCGGAAGGCGGTGCCCACCGCGTCCATGCCCGAGCCACACAGGCGGTTCATGGTGGTACCGGGCACCGAGGTCGGCAGACCCGCCAGCAGCGACGACATGCGTGCCACGTTGCGGTTGTCCTCGCCGGCCTGGTTGGCACAGCCCATGATCACCTCGTCGATGGCGGCCGGGTCGAGATCCGGCGCCTCGGCGAGCACCGCCTGGAAGAGGGTGGCGGCGAAGTCGTCGGGACGCACCGCGGCCAGGGTGCCGCCGAAGCGGCCCACGGCGGTACGCCGCGGATGACACAGGTAGACGTTACTCATTGAAAAATCTCCTGAAATTCGCACTTAAAACGCGACGAGCGATGGCCAGACAAGGCGAGAGTCAGCGAAAACGCGGAGTTTACATGTGTGGTAAATGAGCATTTTGAGCTGACTCTCAACGCCGTATGGCCGAGCGCAGGCCGTTTTAAGGTGAATTTACTCGCCGGCATGTTTTCGGTTGGTCCTCTCCTTCAGCTCGCGCAGGATCTCCAGTTCGCGGGCCGAGGGTTCCGGGGTGCTCTCGAGCGCCTCGGCGAAGCGGATCTCCCAACCGGTGGCCTCCATCACGTCCTCGCGGGACACGCCGGGGTGCAGCGAGACGACCACCAGCTCCTTGGTCTCGGGGTCGGGCTTCATCACGCACAGGTCGGTGATCACCCGGGTCGGGCCCTTGCCGATGTTGGGCACGCCGTCGCGGCCCTGGCCGTCGCGGCCGAAGCCCAGGGTGGTGACGAAGTCGACGTCCTTCACGAAGGCCCGCGGCGAATGCTTGAGGGTGATGAACACCTCACCCGCGTTGGTGGCGATCTCCGGCGCCCCGCCGCCGCCCGGCAGGCGCACCTTGGGATCGTGGTAGTCGCCGATCAGGGTGGTGTTGAGGTTGCAGTAGCGGTCGATCTGGGCGGTACCCAGGAAGCCCACGTCGATCTTCCCGCCCTGCAGCCAGTAGCGGAACATCTCGGGCACCGAGACGGTGGTCAGCGCCGACTCGCACAGCTCGCCGTCGCCGATGGACAGCGGCAGCACGTTCGGCCTGGTCTGCAGGGTGCCGGACTCGTAGATCAGCACCACGTCCGGGGCATGGGTCAGGCGCGCCAGGTTGGCGGCCTCGCTGGGCAGGCCGATGCCCACGAAGCAGGTCATGCCGTTCTCGAGCGCCCGGGCGGCGGTGACGGTCATCATCTCCGAGGAGGTGTATTCGGTGCTCATCAGGACTGTCCCCCTGCGGTGTAGACGTTGTCGTCGAGCCAGGCGGTGAAGGCGTCACGGTCGCGGGCGATGGCGTCCCACTCCTTGTAGAAGCGGTTGTCGCGGTCGTAGTAGCCGTGGGCGTAGGAGGGGTAGGC
The Halomonas sp. M4R1S46 DNA segment above includes these coding regions:
- a CDS encoding 3-keto-5-aminohexanoate cleavage protein — protein: MSQPCIICVAITGSLPRKENNPAVPVTLDEQVESTQAAFEAGASIVHCHVRNDDQSPSSDPEKFARLMEGLKTHCPGMIIQLSTGGRSGAGEERGAMLPLKPDMASLAVGSNNFPTRVYENSPQLVEWLADGMLTYDIKPEIEAFDLSHIHQAATLAKQGKLKAPLYVQFVMGVRNAMPVDKPTFDFYVETLERLAPGSQWCGAGIGANQLVLNEWSIAAGGHTRTGLEDNVRWDKETLAPSNAALVERVAKLCEQYERPVATWQQAREILGLKAG
- the pcaF gene encoding 3-oxoadipyl-CoA thiolase gives rise to the protein MSNVYLCHPRRTAVGRFGGTLAAVRPDDFAATLFQAVLAEAPDLDPAAIDEVIMGCANQAGEDNRNVARMSSLLAGLPTSVPGTTMNRLCGSGMDAVGTAFRAIKAGEFELALAGGVESMSRAPFVMGKAETAFSRTQTIEDTTIGWRFINPLMKQQYGVDAMPETAENVAEQYRISREDQDAFALKSQQKAERAQQEGRLEEEITAIEIPRRKQEPLIFDQDEHLRPGTTLEKLAKLPTPFRDGGSVTAGNASGVNDGAAAMLVASEAAVKQHGLTPMARILGMATAGVEPATMGIGPVPAVRKLLDRLGVSLDEIDIIELNEAFASQALACMRELGIDDHDPRVNPNGGGIALGHPLGMSGARLLMTAAVELQKTGKRYALCTMCVGVGQGIATLIERA
- a CDS encoding CoA-transferase subunit beta; its protein translation is MSTEYTSSEMMTVTAARALENGMTCFVGIGLPSEAANLARLTHAPDVVLIYESGTLQTRPNVLPLSIGDGELCESALTTVSVPEMFRYWLQGGKIDVGFLGTAQIDRYCNLNTTLIGDYHDPKVRLPGGGGAPEIATNAGEVFITLKHSPRAFVKDVDFVTTLGFGRDGQGRDGVPNIGKGPTRVITDLCVMKPDPETKELVVVSLHPGVSREDVMEATGWEIRFAEALESTPEPSARELEILRELKERTNRKHAGE